Proteins encoded by one window of Aspergillus puulaauensis MK2 DNA, chromosome 4, nearly complete sequence:
- a CDS encoding isocitrate/isopropylmalate dehydrogenase family protein (COG:E;~EggNog:ENOG410Q2HG;~InterPro:IPR024084,IPR011829;~PFAM:PF00180;~go_function: GO:0016616 - oxidoreductase activity, acting on the CH-OH group of donors, NAD or NADP as acceptor [Evidence IEA];~go_function: GO:0051287 - NAD binding [Evidence IEA];~go_process: GO:0055114 - oxidation-reduction process [Evidence IEA]), translating into MTQKMHRIASIPGDGIGQEVVSATIEVVNKLASKLDFQIEFSHIPWGTAYYKEHGQFMSDDALDVLRKFNAVLFGAVGDPDIPDHVSLWGLLLKIRSPLQLYANVRPVRTFPGTKTPLNTAKNGIDWVLVRENSEGEYCGQGGRSHIGQPWEAATELAIFTRVGIERIMRFAFETARSRPRKKLTVVTKSNAMRHGMVLWDEVAEEVSKDFPDVDWDKMLVDAITIRMVAHPDSLDTIVGTNLHMDILSDLAAGLAGSIGVAPSSNLDPTRKNPSMFEPVHGSAFDITGKGVANPVATFWSAAEMLTWIGEKDAADKLMGCVERVCEAGILTADLGGKAKTRDVVDAVCAEIERL; encoded by the exons ATGACACAGAAGATGCATCGGATCGCTTCAATTCCCGGTGACGGCATTGGCCAGGAAGTGGTGTCAGCCACCATCGAGGTCGTCAACAAGCTCGCCTCCAAGCTAGACTTCCAGATTGAATTCTCCCATATCCCATGGGGAACAGCCTACTACAAAGAGCACGGCCAGTTCATGTCGGACGATGCCTTGGATGTTCTCCGCAAGTTCAACGCAGTTCTCTTCGGCGCTGTCGGCGATCCTG ATATCCCCGACCATGTTTCTCTGTGGGGTTTACTATTGAAGATCCGCAGCCCTCTTCAATTATATGCCAACGTCCGCCCCGTCCGGACATTCCCTGGCACCAAAACCCCCCTCAACACAGCCAAGAATGGTATTGACTGGGTGCTCGTTCGAGAGAACTCCGAAGGCGAGTACTGCGGTCAAGGCGGCCGCAGCCACATCGGCCAACCGTGGGAAGCGGCCACAGAGCTTGCCATTTTCACCCGCGTTGGCATCGAGCGCATCATGCGCTTCGCCTTTGAGACAGCCCGTTCGAGACCGCGTAAGAAGCTCACAGTAGTGACTAAAAGCAATGCGATGCGCCACGGGATGGTTCTCTGGGATGAGGTAGCGGAGGAGGTATCCAAGGACTTCCCAGACGTCGACTGGGATAAGATGCTGGTGGATGCGATCACCATTCGAATGGTGGCCCACCCCGACTCCTTGGACACGATTGTTGGAACGAACTTGCACATGGATATCCTGTCAGATTTGGCTGCTGGACTTGCTGGGTCGATTGGTGTAGCTCCCTCGAGTAACCTGGATCCAACACGGAAGAACCCTTCTATGTTTGAACCGGTGCATGGGAGTGCATTTGACATCACTGGGAAGGGCGTAGCGAACCCGGTAGCAACATTCTGGTCGGCTGCAGAGATGCTTACATGGATTggcgagaaggatgctgcAGACAAGCTGATGGGCTGTGTTGAGCGAGTGTGTGAGGCGGGAATCCTGACAGCAGATCTGGGCGGGAAGGCGAAGACTCGGGACGTGGTGGACGCAGTGTGTGCAGAAATCGAGCGACTTTAA
- a CDS encoding transcription factor domain-containing protein (COG:K;~EggNog:ENOG410PWBP;~InterPro:IPR007219;~PFAM:PF04082;~TransMembrane:1 (o450-470i);~go_function: GO:0003677 - DNA binding [Evidence IEA];~go_function: GO:0008270 - zinc ion binding [Evidence IEA];~go_process: GO:0006351 - transcription, DNA-templated [Evidence IEA]), giving the protein METPEIGSLTAHSPQESQFVGSSSGVFFINTVRRAFGSSSTEFPQPEDTLVGGEENLHPNTHEETPVSQWDYDPSIACILGQAPPQPLARDLMMVYFKVWHPLFPFIHGPTFLHAMESLYSEKPQSQTQQPSRNKHNASWTTIFQCVFHLASLTSPGLPLPQECRIQPPISASIHTLLSPLTARHDLLSLQALLACQLYLVATMSLRTASTVGGCMLRSMLHAGLHRCPFRYRELSTSSQHRHLRKRIFWSAYALDRYLSQALGLPLGVQDSDIDVCPPGSAEVHKPLQHLPPPNASTTPRSRSEGEAEQARKETPFASYVESGKLTGEALELFHKSIFVRSISQASVLVLTTSVHKWWNSLDLPPSPPPLHKSSHPPPPADTASMDEAPFNYTPFFTILYQHLLLLLHRPSLSLPNTTPEFASALQSCISAARHILLALKAQRDSGQALFWPGFLSAAWMAGLVLAFACQLGQYVLAKGVLEISSCIDILRAMSTQWEPAKHCHRALTLLLRAVSRRQETTNPGATATTTSITAGANQSTSLLGIGEQASTSTSQSQAGPSSSTRKKRKLDNNYAGAEHDSAENQGVDTPGLAGNTAGNNGLGVSGLSGSIVVPGQEDGDWDQSLDLDMNMVDLLQEGNFDSLMDLFGQQYPTF; this is encoded by the exons ATGGAAACCCCCGAGATTGGCTCGCTGACAGCCCATTCTCCTCAGGAGAGCCAGTTTGTGGGCTCGTCCAGCggcgtcttcttcatcaacaccgTCCGCCGCGCCTTTGGCTCCTCGTCAACCGAATTTCCCCAGCCGGAGGACACGctcgtcggcggcgaggagaatTTGCATCCAAATACTCACGAGGAGACGCCGGTTTCGCAGTGGGACTATGATCCTTCAATCGCTTGCATCCTGGGCCAGGCGCCACCGCAGCCTCTGGCTCGCGACCTTATGATGGTCTACTTCAAAGTCTGGCATCCTCTGTTCCCGTTCATCCATGGACCAACCTTCCTGCATGCAATGGAGTCTTTGTACTCTGAAAAACCACAATCGCAGACTCAACAGCCGTCACGAAACAAACACAATGCTTCTTGGACTACGATCTTCCAATGCGTCTTCCATCTGGCTAGCCTGACTAGCCCTGGTCTCCCACTGCCTCAGGAATGCAGGATCCAACCACCGATCAGCGCCAGTATACACACCCTACTGAGCCCACTCACGGCGCGCCACGATCTTCTCTCTCTGCAGGCTCTACTCGCCTGTCAGCTCTATCTGGTAGCTACCATGTCCCTGCGCACCGCCTCCACCGTAGGCGGCTGCATGCTGCGCTCAATGCTCCACGCAGGCCTGCACCGCTGTCCATTCCGATACCGCGAGCTTTCTACCTCCTCGCAGCACCGTCACCTGCGCAAGCGCATCTTTTGGTCTGCGTATGCCTTAGACCGCTACCTCAGCCAGGCCCTAGGCCTCCCCCTCGGTGTCCAAGACTCAGACATCGACGTTTGCCCCCCAGGAAGCGCAGAAGTCCACAAACCCTTGCAACACCTCCCGCCTCCAAACGCCTCAACGACACCACGGTCCCGTTCCGAGGGCGAAGCCGAACAAGCCAGAAAAGAAACTCCCTTCGCAAGCTACGTCGAATCAGGCAAACTAACCGGCGAAGCCCTCGAACTCTTCCACAAGTCCATCTTCGTCCGCTCCATCTCCCAGGCATCCGTCCTTGTATTGACGACCTCAGTCCACAAATGGTGGAACAGCCTCGACCTacccccttctcctccccctctaCACAAGTCATcacacccaccaccaccagcagacACAGCCTCAATGGACGAAGCCCCCTTCAATTACACCCCCTTCTTCACAATCCTCTACCaacacctcctcctcctcctccaccgcccCTCTCTCAGCCTCCCAAACACAACCCCCGAATTCGCCTCCGCTTTACAGTCCTGCATCTCCGCCGCCcgccacatcctcctcgcgctcaAAGCGCAGCGCGACTCCGGCCAAGCCCTCTTCTGGCCGGGCTTCCTATCCGCCGCGTGGATGGCCGGTCTGGTCCTCGCGTTTGCGTGTCAGTTGGGCCAGTATGTTCTTGCAAAGGGTGTTCT GGAAATCTCATCCTgcatcgacatcctccgcGCCATGTCCACGCAATGGGAACCGGCTAAACACTGCCACCGCGCACTCACACTCCTTCTGCGCGCAGTCTCCCGACGACAGGAGACAACAAACCCAGGCGCAACTGCTACTACCACATCAATAACTGCAGGCGCCAACCAATCTACTTCATTACTAGGTATCGGCGAGCaagcatcaacatcaacatcacaaTCGCAAGCAGGACCGTCGAGTTCAACAAGGAAGAAACGGaaactagataataactatGCGGGTGCAGAACATGATTCCGCTGAGAACCAGGGTGTCGATACACCTGGTCTCGCTGGGAATACTGCCGGTAATAATGGCCTAGGTGTTTCCGGGTTATCTGGTAGTATTGTGGTGCCTGggcaggaggatggggacTGGGACCAGTcgctggatttggatatgAATATGGTGGATTTGTTGCAGGAGGGGAATTTTGATAGTTTGATGGATCTGTTTGGGCAGCAGTATCCCACCTTTTAG
- the pab1 gene encoding polyadenylate-binding protein (COG:A;~EggNog:ENOG410PFWK;~InterPro:IPR000504,IPR002004,IPR006515,IPR035979, IPR012677,IPR036053;~PFAM:PF00658,PF13893,PF00076;~go_function: GO:0003676 - nucleic acid binding [Evidence IEA];~go_function: GO:0003723 - RNA binding [Evidence IEA]), which translates to MSAEASTTPAPAENTANGTPDNAAAAEVTAVEAPAATSQPHSASLYVGELDPSVTEAMLYELFSSIGQVASIRVCRDAVTRRSLGYAYVNYNDTSHGERALDELNYTLIKGKPCRIMWSQRDPALRKTGQGNVFIKNLDNAIDNKALHDTFAAFGNILSCKVAQDEFAVSKGYGFVHYETAEAANNAIKHVNGMLLNDKKVFVGHHISKKDRQSKFEEMKANFTNIYIKNIDPDVEDDEFRKIFEQYGEITSATLSRDSEGKSRGFGFVNYSTHESAQAAVEEVNDREVRSQRLYVGRAQKKHEREEELRKQYEAARMEKASKYQGVNLYVKNLTDDVDDEKLRELFGPYGTITSAKVMRDTNPAEPDTPPESENKESNKENEKAPEPEKEESSEEKEGEKEGEKEGEQKGEKKLLGKSKGFGFVCFSSPDEASKAVTEMNQRMVNGKPLYVALAQRKDVRRSQLEASIQARNNIRQQQAAAAAGMPQTYMQPAVFYGPGQQGFIPGAQRGGVFPPQPGMMMGIPGGRPGQYPPFPQQGGRGIAPNQQIPPNFQGLPMGAMQGPGAVPNGMGYPQMGQVQFGGGRGRGGVPGMGGPMRGGFAGGRGGVPLGGQGRPGQGGRGQNVGQPGPTESAGGLSAPALSAAPPQQQKQMLGEALYPKIQAAQPELAGKITGMLLEMDNTELLGLLEDDEALRAKVDEALSVYDEYMKNKTDEPAAESKPKEAAAEETPAEENKS; encoded by the exons ATGTCCGCCGAAGCCTCTACCACCCCCGCTCCCGCCGAGAACACTGCCAACGGCACTCCCGACAAcgccgctgccgccgaggTTACCGCTGTCGAGGCCCCTGCTGCCACCTCTCAGCCTCACTCGGCTTCCCTCTATGTCGGTGAGCTCGACCCCTCCGTGACGGAGGCCATGCTCTACGAgctcttctcctccatcggcCAGGTCGCTTCCATTCGTGTCTGCCGTGACGCCGTCACCAGACGCTCGCTTGGATACGCCTACGTCAACTACAATGATACCTCTCACGGTGAGCGCGCTCTTGATGAGCTGAACTACACCCTGATCAAGGGCAAGCCCTGCCGTATCATGTGGTCCCAGCGTGACCCTGCTCTGCGTAAGACTGGCCAGGGCAACGTGTTCATCAAGAACCTGGACAACGCCATTGACAACAAGGCTCTGCACGACACCTTCGCTGCCTTCGGCAACATTCTCAGCTGCAAGGTCGCTCAGGATGAGTTCGCTGTCTCCAAGGGTTACGGTTTCGTTCACTACGAGACTGCTGAGGCTGCCAACAACGCCATTAAGCACGTTAACGGCATGCTTCTGAACGACAAGAAGGTCTTCGTTGGCCACCACATCTCCAAGAAGGACCGCCAGAGCAagtttgaggagatgaaggccaACTTCACCAACATCTACATCAAGAACATCGACCCCGATGTTGAGGATGACGAGTTCCGCAAGATCTTTGAGCAGTATGGTGAGATTACTTCCGCCACTCTGAGCCGTGATTCGGAGGGCAAGAGCCGTGGCTTCGGCTTTGTCAACTACTCCACCCACGAGAGCGCGCAGGCCGCCGTTGAGGAGGTGAACGACAGGGAGGTCCGTAGCCAGAGGCTCTACGTTGGCCGTGCCCAGAAGAAGCACGAGCGTGAGGAAGAGCTCCGCAAGCAGTACGAGGCTGCCCGTATGGAGAAGGCCTCCAAGTACCAGGGTGTCAACCTCTACGTCAAGAACCTCACTGATGAtgtcgacgacgagaagctgcgcgagCTGTTCGGTCCTTACGGCACTATCACCTCCGCAAAGGTGATGCGCGACACCAACCCCGCTGAGCCTGATACTCCCCCGGAGTCTGAGAACAAGGAGTCCAACAAGGAGAATGAGAAGGCTCCCGAGCCTGAGAAGGAGGAATCCTctgaggagaaggagggtgagaaggagggtgagaaggagggtgagcagaagggcgagaagaagctgcTCGGAAAGAGCAAGGGTTTCGGTTTCGTTTGCTTCAGCTCCCCCGACGAGGCCTCCAAGGCTGTCACTGAGATGAACCAAAGAATGGTTAACGGCAAGCCTCTCTACGTTGCCCTTGCCCAGCGCAAGGAtgtccgccgcagccagctCGAGGCCAGCATCCAGGCTCGCAACAACAtccgccagcaacaggccgctgccgctgctggtATGCCCCAGACCTACATGCAGCCTGCCGTTTTCTACGGTCCTGGCCAGCAGGGCTTCATCCCCGGCGCTCAGCGCGGTGGTGTGTTCCCTCCCCAGCCTGGTATGATGATGGGTATCCCTGGTGGACGCCCCGGCCAGTACCCTCCCTTCCCTCAACAGGGCGGACGTGGCATTGCCCCCAACCAGCAGATTCcccccaacttccaaggCCTCCCCATGGGTGCCATGCAGGGCCCTGGTGCCGTTCCTAACGGCATGGGCTACCCTCAAATGGGTCAGGTCCAATTCggcggtggccgtggccgtggcggtgTCCCCGGAATGGGTGGCCCCATGCGCGGTGGCTTCGctggtggccgtggcggtGTTCCTCTTGGTGGTCAGGGTCGCCCTGGCCAGGGTGGACGCGGACAGAACGTCGGACAGCCCGGACCTACTGAGTCCGCCGGTGGACTCTCCGCACCCGCTCTTTCCGCCGctcctccccagcagcagaagcagatgcTCGGTGAGGCTCTTTACCCCAAGATCCAGGCTGCTCAGCCCGAATTGGCTGGTAAGATTACTGGTATGCTTCTCGAGATGGACAACACTGAACTGCTTGGCCT TCTCGAGGATGACGAAGCTTTGCGCGCcaaggttgacgaggccCTTAGCGTTTATGATGAGTACATGAAGAACAAGACTGATGAGCCGGCTGCTGAGAGCAAGCCCAAGGaggccgccgccgaggagaCCCCTGCTGAGGAGAACAAGTCGTAA
- a CDS encoding HECT-type E3 ubiquitin-protein ligase (COG:O;~EggNog:ENOG410PFFK;~InterPro:IPR000569,IPR000048,IPR035983;~PFAM:PF00632;~go_function: GO:0004842 - ubiquitin-protein transferase activity [Evidence IEA];~go_function: GO:0005515 - protein binding [Evidence IEA]), producing MSSRLNSTPSFHFILTIAASSRQSHLCPAAWGPWCPFGFRITYNPQLKFSPPILDSNRTVETMYTSFTGNSRRPRQVNLSGRNNNPFAAYPSGRQNPHGSGPQNTLAIAQQERLARQQERDRLGATRVVQRTWRGYRSRKTTHGMWRAEWDAIEDERTESLPLFDDLAKQQGSELQPAAPFGTASACLQQLRLLVQFFERRNSGDVARLVYFSDAFQKTLHEVPSLATEGEWTMLLKRLAEITLRVLHSAGSSAVPAFTVPRLLQLLVFLTGLIPKPMARLAQNYYSTMAILTRNFATISDRSPLSKPDLIQTVLALLLPITSETLTAYEWFAKSYLTLPDLMGSLGSLDILANNVNYKLLTSALEPLHIGSADRSQSSDGTDSRLWLLAYFIYFNRFALGDQTANHAPELGFVKVVSELLNSTALQITRRLEAEESADFDDDNHNNKQAFLHPFIKDQIFSLVNPASITGLLSQLQPAHLSQGELADSNSDASKEAKDLANYALTLLRVFPRRGDDIRMWLYLGSAASSDRMGGSTSRIPAVKYFWHASRSSRLFAAISRDSTKVLPLLKPANATSGATDISQADREQEWTTILLFLELYTFVLKVMDDDEFFSSASSFTASSNARVTWTRESALPLNDIKELTIFLKNLAFTLYWNSADLTENETVPDGGAGLRSYFSSLTPQLDTIGSVRDIENKNKEKGLPGVTGIPLDYFKGLITGLLRMVHERDSRRKFLPERHWLMTDRFDMEGFIPAVVAEEENRHQLQDEDEEDPDDLMSDAYDEPSLGLVGTGFAQQARRIESLRRRQQQAARRKQLEAVAPRLEILKNMPFFIPFATRVQIFREFIYRDQLRRRHGFIDPDSWRMSVAQASMGALNGPPMTDILNRHHANIRRESLFDDAFDQFYELGDGLKEPIQITFIDKFNAPEAGIDGGGVTKEFLTSVTNEAFKSTVGLRLFEENDQHLLYPSPVAVEQRKENLRQLGLKESTSEWNEQVRDLLRRYEFLGRVIGKCLYEGILVDVGFAPFFLLKWALTGGMSSAQRETAYRANLNDLKDLDSELYQGLLQLKNHPGDVEDFSLDFTVTDTIPLPDGRNRTITRDLKGNGSDTAVTNQNRLVYISYIARYRLQVQPALQTNAFLQGLGQVIQPSWLSMFNQSELQTLVSGESGDIDVMDLRRNTLYGGVYTIGDDKEEHPTIKLFWDVMERMTNEERRKVLGFVTSTPRAPLLGFSHLHPRFSIRDSSEDQERLPSTSTCVNLLKLPRYKSASALREKLLYAVNSGAGFDLS from the exons ATGTCATCGAGGCTGAACTCCACGCCGAGTTTCCATTTCATTCTCACCATCGCCGCCTCATCCCGACAATCCCATCTCTGTCCTGCGGCATGGGGTCCGTGGTGTCCCTTTGGCTTCCGGATTACTTACAACCCACAGCTCAAGTTCTCCCCGCCCATCCTTGATTCCAACCGAACCGTCGAAACCATGTACACGTCCTTTACGGGCAACTCTCGCCGCCCCCGGCAGGTCAACCTCTCCggccgcaacaacaaccccttCGCCGCCTATCCCTCCGGTCGACAGAACCCGCATGGCTCGGGCCCTCAAAATACCCTCGCCATCGCACAGCAGGAACGCCTGGCTAGACAACAGGAGAGGGACCGGCTAGGGGCTACGCGGGTCGTGCAGCGGACATGGAGGGGCTACCGGAGCAGGAAGACAACGCATGGAATGTGGCGGGCGGAATGGGACGCGATCGAGGACGAAAGGACAGAGTCTCTACCTTTGTTCGATGATCTCGCAAAGCAGCAAGGCAGCGAGCTACAGCCTGCTGCTCCGTTCGGCACGGCGAGTGCgtgtctgcagcagctccgcCTGCTGGTTCAGTTCTTTGAACGGCGCAATAGCGGCGACGTCGCTCGCTTGGTATACTTCTCGGATGCGTTTCAGAAAACATTACACGAGGTGCCGTCCCTGGCCACGGAGGGGGAATGGACGATGCTCTTGAAGCGCCTGGCTGAGATAACCTTGCGGGTGTTGCACTCGGCGGGTTCGTCAGCTGTGCCCGCCTTTACTGTACCACGGCTTCTGCAGCTCTTGGTGTTTCTCACGGGTCTTATCCCCAAGCCGATGGCGCGCCTCGCCCAGAATTATTATTCGACCATGGCCATTCTGACGAGGAATTTTGCAACGATATCGGATCGGTCGCCTTTGTCGAAACCCGATCTTATTCAAACTGTTCTTGCTTTGCTACTGCCTATCACTTCCGAGACCCTCACCGCGTATGAGTGGTTTGCCAAGAGCTATCTTACCCTTCCCGACCTCATGGGCTCTTTGGGGTCATTGGATATTTTGGCAAACAATGTCAACTACAAGTTATTGACGTCTGCTCTGGAGCCTCTACATATTGGTTCCGCTGACCGCAGCCAAAGTTCCGATGGAACGGACTCTCGACTTTGGCTGCTGGCCTATTTCATATATTTCAACAGATTTGCACTAGGAGATCAAACTGCGAACCACGCACCGGAGCTTGGTTTTGTCAAAGTCGTTTCGGAGCTGTTGAATTCGACAGCGCTACAAATTACTCGGCGCTTGGAAGCTGAGGAGTCTGCGGATTTTGACGACGATAATCATAATAATAAGCAAGCCTTTCTGCATCCGTTTATCAAAGATCAGATATTCAGCCTGGTCAACCCAGCGAGCATAACAGGTCTACTATCACAACTCCAGCCTGCCCACCTATCCCAAGGCGAACTCGCAGATTCCAACTCTGATGCTTCCAAAGAAGCCAAGGATCTAGCTAATTACGCTTTGACGCTGCTTAGAGTCTTCCCCCGGCGAGGCGATGATATCCGCATGTGGCTATACTTGGGATCCGCTGCCTCATCAGACCGGATGGGTGGGTCAACATCGAGAATACCAGCTGTCAAATACTTTTGGCATGCATCGAGGTCCAGTAGGTTGTTTGCAGCGATCAGTCGTGACTCCACAAAGGTTTTGCCATTACTGAAGCCTGCGAACGCGACATCTGGAGCTACAGACATTTCTCAAGCCGACAGGGAGCAGGAATGGACCActatcctcctcttcctcgagctaTATACTTTTGTCCTCAAGGTTATGGACGATGACGAGTTCTTTTCTAGCGCCTCCTCTTTCACTGCTTCTTCCAATGCGCGTGTGACTTGGACCAGGGAAAGCGCACTTCCGCTCAACGATATCAAAGAACtgaccatcttcctcaagaATCTTGCATTTACTCTTTACTGGAACTCGGCCGACCTGACCGAAAACGAAACAGTCCCAGATGGTGGCGCGGGACTCCGAAGTTATTTCAGTTCACTCACGCCGCAGCTGGACACAATAGGGAGTGTTAGGGATatagaaaacaaaaacaaagagaAGGGCCTACCTGGTGTAACAGGAATCCCACTCGATTACTTCAAGGGTCTTATTACAGGTCTTCTACGGATGGTGCACGAACGGGACTCTCGACGAAAGTTCCTCCCCGAACGTCACTGGTTGATGACCGACCGGTTCGACATGGAGGGATTCATCCCGGCCGTTGtcgcagaagaagagaataggcaccaacttcaagacgaagacgaagaggaccCCGATGACCTGATGAGTGATGCATATGATGAGCCGTCTCTCGGGCTTGTCGGAACAGGCTTTGCCCAACAAGCGCGTCGGATTGAATCTCTGAGgcgccgccagcagcaggctgctCGTCGCAAACAGCTAGAGGCTGTGGCGCCACGGCTGGAAATATTGAAGAACATGCCCTTTTTCATACCATTTGCGACTCGGGTACAAATATTCCGCGAGTTCATCTACCGCGATCAACTCCGTCGAAGACACGGGTTCATTGACCCGGATTCATGGCGGATGTCGGTGGCACAGGCGTCTATGGGCGCACTTAACGGGCCGCCGATGACAGATATCTTGAACAGACACCATGCGAATATCCGCCGCGAAAGTTTGTTCGATGATGCGTTTGACCAGTTTTATGAACTTGGGGATGGACTCAAGGAGCCGATTCAGATTACGTTTATTGACAAGTTCAATGCCCCAGAAGCGGGCATTGATGGGGGCGGTGTTACGAAGGAGTTCCTCACCAGCGTTACCAATGAGGCGTTCAAGTCTACGGTTGGCCTGCGGTTGTTCGAGGAAAACGATCAACACCTGCTATATCCTAGTCCGGTTGCAGTCGAGCAACGAAAGGAAAACCTACGACAGCTGGGATTGAAGGAGAGTACCTCCGAGTGGAACGAACAGGTCCGTGACTTGCTCCGGAGGTATGAATTCTTGGGGCGTGTAATTGGAAAGTGTCTCTACGAAGGAATTCTGGTCGACGTTGGTTTTGCGCCGTTCTTCCTGCTAAAGTGGGCTTTGACGGGCGGGATGAGTTCTGCTCAACGAGAGACAGCGTACCGAGCAAACCTCAACGATTTGAAGGATCTGGACTCAGAGCTCTATCAAGGTTTG CTACAATTGAAGAACCATCCCGGAGACGTGGAAGACTTCTCGCTGGATTTCACCGTCACGGACACGATACCGCTCCCAGATGGACGCAATCGGACTATCACTCGAGACTTGAAGGGTAACGGCTCCGATACAGCTGTCACGAATCAGAATCGCCTAGTATACATATCTTACATCGCTCGCTACCGGCTTCAAGTACAGCCGGCCCTACAAACCAACGCCTTCCTACAAGGTCTGGGACAGGTAATCCAGCCATCATGGCTATCAATGTTCAACCAATCCGAACTGCAGACGTTAGTGAGTGGCGAGTCCGGTGACATTGACGTTATGGACCTGAGACGAAACACTTTGTACGGTGGCGTGTACACAATAGGCGATGACAAAGAGGAGCACCCGACAATCAAGCTATTTTGGGATGTAATGGAAAGGATGACAAACGAGGAGCGACGGAAGGTGCTTGGGTTTGTCACGTCGACACCACGGGCGCCGTTGTTGGGGTTCAGCCACTTACATCCGCGGTTCAGCATCCGCGACTCCAGCGAGGACCAGGAGCGGCTTCCTAGTACGAGCACTTGCGTGAACctgctgaagctgccgcGGTATAAGAGCGCGAGTGCGCTGCGGGAGAAGCTGTTGTATGCGGTGAATTCAGGGGCCGGATTTGACCTGAGTTAG
- a CDS encoding uncharacterized protein (COG:S;~EggNog:ENOG410PZYN) gives MCAAFSSPNHGGPGYGFNYPPHPSQPVPGGYGPTTAYLAGPPPPPPGPGYGYPPPPPPYNAHNTFNNNNHNNTPPPGPSPANGFGFHPGPANNMHMNTNMNIPQPQPHPPRSTIPSAFVLRQSPTTHKIILIHPSGTPATAPPLYSLTSSPKASKADYVLARGADPNNASALVGEVKSHTFSSKYDLIVRGQKCLLKESTMGDSYTIDIPGRGRYKWVTDQEKMSSKMWLKDEGKSRVFATYDKSRGPSSVGSWKKFVGGRDRELVLESAVQGDEFLVEVLLVSIYAVKMAKEGALEAAGEIVGALAGA, from the coding sequence ATGTGCGCTGCCTTCTCCAGTCCTAACCACGGAGGTCCAGGCTACGGCTTCAACTATCCTCCACATCCTTCCCAGCCTGTACCTGGAGGATACGGTCCAACGACAGCCTACCTTGCTggtcctccccctccccctcccggTCCTGGATACGGTTAccctccaccgccaccaccataTAACGCCCACAATACCTTTAACAACAATAACCATAACAACACCCCTCCACCAGgacccagcccagccaacgGATTCGGCTTCCATCCAGGCCCCGCAAACAACATGCACATGAACACGAACATGAACATacctcaaccccaaccccATCCACCACGCAGCACCATCCCCAGTGCCTTCGTCCTGCGCCAATCCCCCACCACGCACAaaatcatcctcatccacccgTCCGGCACACCCGCCACCGCACCCCCGCTCTACTCCCTAACTTCATCCCCCAAAGCCAGCAAAGCAGACTACGTGCTCGCGCGGGGCGCCGACCCAAACAACGCTTCCGCACTCGTGGGCGAAGTCAAGTCACACACATTCAGCAGTAAATACGATCTCATCGTGCGGGGGCAGAAGTGTCTGCTGAAAGAGTCTACGATGGGCGATAGCTATACGATCGATATCCCTGGGAGGGGGAGGTACAAGTGGGTGACGGATCAGGAGAAGATGAGTTCGAAGATGTGGTTGAAGGATGAAGGGAAGAGTAGGGTGTTTGCGACGTATGATAAGAGTCGGGGGCCGTCGAGCGtggggagctggaagaagtttGTTGGGGGCAGAGATCGGGAGTTGGTGCTTGAGTCTGCGGTGCAGGGGGATGAGTTTTTGGTGGAGGTTTTGCTTGTTAGCATTTATGCTGTCAAGATGGCTAAGGAGGGGGCTTTggaagctgctggggagaTTGTCGGTGCGCTTGCAGGGGCTTGA